Genomic DNA from Mesorhizobium sp. 131-2-1:
CTTGCCGCCCTTCGAGCCGGCACCTTCGGGCAATCCCTTGGCGCTCGCCGGGATGTTCCAGGCCAGCCAGTGCCACCAGCCCTTGCCGCCGCCAGCATCGGGATCGAACATGGTGAGCGCGTAGCTTTTGGTGCCGGCCGGCGGGTCCTTCCAGTTCAAGGCGATCGAGACGCTGCCGCCGGTGCATCCGCCGGCGCTGTCGCCGATGTATCTGTTGTCCCACTTGCCGTCCGAGACGGAGGGGCTGGAGATCTCGAAGGCCGATGCCTGGCCAGCGAAGACTGACAGGGCAAGGGCGATGAGGCCAAAGCGTGGGGTCATGGCTTTCCTCTCCTTCTGGCTGAACCGCCTGCATTTTAGCCGAGAGGATCCGCTGGAGGCGCGCAACTTCGCGTGACGAGGATAGCGGCTCGGCGAAGCTGCCGATCCCGGCGGCTTTGTCCTC
This window encodes:
- a CDS encoding YbhB/YbcL family Raf kinase inhibitor-like protein, encoding MTPRFGLIALALSVFAGQASAFEISSPSVSDGKWDNRYIGDSAGGCTGGSVSIALNWKDPPAGTKSYALTMFDPDAGGGKGWWHWLAWNIPASAKGLPEGAGSKGGKGLPKGAVLGKGDIGRAGYFGPCPPPGSGAHHYVLTLYALKAAKLNAKASASPATVAAAAKAQSLGTATVTYTYGR